A single Corynebacterium stationis DNA region contains:
- the paaB gene encoding 1,2-phenylacetyl-CoA epoxidase subunit PaaB, with amino-acid sequence MTENQWPMWEVFVRSSRGLSHVHAGSLHAPDATMALRNGRDLYTRRNEGSSVWVVPSEAISSTDPDSKGGFFESAKGKAYRHATYYNKSEGVPHL; translated from the coding sequence ATGACTGAAAACCAATGGCCAATGTGGGAGGTCTTTGTTCGTTCCTCCCGCGGTCTGTCACACGTTCACGCTGGTTCTTTGCACGCGCCTGATGCCACGATGGCATTGCGCAATGGCCGCGATTTGTACACCCGCCGCAATGAGGGCAGCTCCGTATGGGTCGTGCCATCTGAAGCGATTTCTTCCACCGACCCAGATTCCAAAGGCGGCTTCTTCGAATCCGCAAAGGGCAAGGCTTACCGCCACGCTACTTACTACAACAAGAGCGAAGGAGTGCCACACCTATGA
- a CDS encoding 3-hydroxyacyl-CoA dehydrogenase family protein, translating into MALPEKVGVLGGGRMGAGIAHAFLAAGADVKVVDINDDAVAAAKARVEKAIQGSIDRGAEGTFESWAERLTLSTDTAEFAGFDLVVEAVPESMELKTTAFSNIAKAAPEAVIATNTSSLSVSQLADTVANDVIGLHFFNPVPASKLVEVVIAKSTPETLVETAKGWVEDLGKTAVVVKDAPGFASSRLGVAIALEAIRMVEEGVASARDIDNAMVLGYKFPIGPLELTDIVGLDVRLGIAEYLESTLGERFAPPQLMRDMVARGELGRKSGKGFYDYSETS; encoded by the coding sequence ATGGCTCTACCGGAAAAGGTTGGGGTGCTCGGCGGCGGCCGCATGGGCGCGGGCATTGCGCACGCCTTTTTGGCCGCTGGCGCGGATGTGAAAGTCGTCGACATCAACGATGACGCGGTTGCGGCCGCGAAAGCCCGCGTGGAAAAGGCGATTCAAGGTTCCATCGACCGCGGTGCCGAAGGCACCTTCGAATCCTGGGCAGAACGTCTGACGCTATCTACGGACACTGCAGAGTTCGCTGGTTTCGACCTCGTGGTCGAAGCGGTTCCAGAGTCAATGGAGCTCAAGACCACGGCGTTTAGCAATATCGCAAAGGCCGCACCAGAGGCGGTTATCGCGACCAATACCTCCTCACTGTCGGTCTCACAGCTGGCAGATACCGTGGCTAATGATGTGATCGGCCTGCACTTCTTCAACCCAGTGCCAGCCTCGAAGCTGGTGGAAGTCGTCATCGCGAAATCTACTCCGGAAACTTTGGTGGAGACCGCGAAAGGCTGGGTTGAAGACCTAGGCAAGACGGCAGTGGTGGTTAAAGATGCACCAGGCTTTGCATCGTCACGCTTGGGCGTTGCCATCGCCTTAGAAGCCATCCGCATGGTGGAAGAAGGCGTGGCATCCGCACGCGATATCGATAATGCGATGGTGCTGGGCTACAAGTTCCCCATCGGTCCGCTGGAGCTGACCGATATTGTCGGCCTCGATGTCCGCCTAGGAATCGCCGAGTACCTTGAGTCCACCCTAGGTGAGCGCTTTGCTCCGCCGCAGCTGATGCGGGACATGGTCGCCCGCGGCGAGCTCGGCCGCAAGTCCGGCAAGGGGTTCTATGACTATTCCGAAACCTCTTAA
- the paaE gene encoding 1,2-phenylacetyl-CoA epoxidase subunit PaaE: protein MTASLKKKKATFNTLTVSKVRPLTDNAVEVSFDIPEELQDDYDYIPGQYVALRAMIDGQEHRRSYSICDVPRPGRLRVAIKRDRGGIFSTWANDTLEAGTQIDVMNPQGAFVSKTHLTGLNNPEVIREEISKIDNPHLVAIAAGSGITPIMAIAQTVLAESDDSTFELIFANKGGSEVMFAEEIGDLKDKYPTRFAVHHVLSREQRVNPLFSGRIDSEKLQLLLDNVIRTEAIDEWFLCGPFELVQLVRDELNGRKVDEQAVRYELFTTGKPTGSQQQTGRHVEADPDGKNVEITFNLDGLSGKVESPESANETLLNATLRARPDVPFACAGGVCGTCRAKLVEGEVEMAENFALEKDEIEKGYILTCQSRPKTASIKLDFDA from the coding sequence ATGACTGCTTCGCTGAAAAAGAAAAAGGCCACGTTCAACACGTTGACGGTCTCCAAGGTTCGTCCGCTTACCGATAATGCGGTGGAAGTCTCCTTCGATATCCCCGAAGAACTTCAGGATGACTATGACTACATCCCCGGCCAGTACGTTGCACTGCGCGCGATGATTGATGGCCAGGAACACCGCCGTTCCTACTCCATCTGTGATGTACCGCGTCCTGGGCGTTTGCGCGTTGCTATCAAGCGCGACCGTGGCGGTATTTTCTCCACCTGGGCCAATGACACTCTAGAAGCGGGCACGCAGATTGACGTGATGAACCCGCAGGGCGCGTTCGTGTCCAAGACCCACCTCACGGGCTTGAACAACCCTGAGGTCATCCGCGAGGAAATCTCCAAGATTGATAATCCACACCTGGTGGCAATCGCCGCGGGTTCTGGCATCACGCCGATCATGGCGATTGCGCAGACCGTCCTCGCCGAAAGCGATGACAGCACCTTCGAGTTGATCTTTGCCAACAAGGGCGGCAGCGAAGTCATGTTCGCCGAGGAAATCGGTGACCTCAAGGACAAGTACCCAACCCGCTTTGCTGTGCATCACGTGCTCTCACGCGAACAGCGTGTGAACCCATTGTTCTCCGGTCGCATTGACTCGGAAAAACTGCAGCTTCTGCTCGATAATGTCATTCGTACCGAAGCCATCGATGAGTGGTTCTTGTGCGGTCCTTTTGAACTCGTCCAGCTCGTCCGCGATGAACTTAATGGCCGCAAGGTCGATGAACAGGCCGTGCGCTATGAGCTCTTTACCACGGGCAAGCCCACTGGCAGCCAGCAGCAAACTGGCCGCCACGTGGAAGCAGATCCCGATGGCAAGAATGTGGAAATCACCTTCAACCTCGATGGTTTATCCGGCAAGGTGGAATCTCCTGAATCCGCCAATGAAACTCTTCTCAACGCCACGCTGCGAGCGCGTCCCGATGTTCCTTTCGCCTGCGCGGGCGGCGTGTGCGGCACCTGCCGCGCCAAGCTGGTCGAAGGCGAAGTAGAGATGGCCGAGAACTTCGCTTTGGAAAAGGATGAGATTGAAAAGGGCTACATCCTCACCTGCCAGTCCCGTCCAAAGACCGCCTCAATCAAGCTTGACTTTGATGCTTAA
- a CDS encoding GMC family oxidoreductase, with amino-acid sequence MAGQNFNFIIAGAGSSGNVIARRLIDAGKTVAIIEAGPFDTNPDITKVYDLGKLWHSEQDWDYRTLPQAHANNRELHIPRGKVMGGSHALNATIWVRGAKEDYDTWAYLGCDGWSWDEVLPAFKTIENYPQGDPETRGHDGLLDVRSDYETNPLQDAMLEAGQQAGIPLNEDYNSGNPEGIGRIQANVKEGNRFNTWHAYLKPAADHDNLTIITDAKVQRVIVDGDTVTGVEIRGESGIDKLYAKETILCAGALNSPEILLRSGIGPAEELQALGVTVTHDLPGVGKNLHDHILSPVIFEATEKEIPASAVLPAEVHVFTKSAPDKAVPDTQPLYFSVPMYNEDMEGPSNAFTLMGGLVRPASRGELTLTGPEDDDPIALDLGVLSVQSDMDALVASVKESREVGRQEALAEWGPVEIYPGADVSDDDLEDYVRSSVVTYHHQVGTCKMGTDALAVVSPHTLRVYGLQGLRVADASIMPLVPSGNTNAPTIMIAERAAKFILDDVN; translated from the coding sequence ATGGCTGGGCAGAATTTTAATTTCATCATTGCGGGTGCGGGTTCATCGGGAAATGTCATTGCGCGCAGGCTTATCGATGCCGGCAAGACCGTCGCCATTATCGAAGCCGGTCCCTTTGACACCAACCCGGATATCACCAAGGTTTATGACCTGGGAAAGTTGTGGCACAGCGAGCAAGACTGGGACTACCGCACTTTGCCGCAGGCGCACGCGAACAATCGCGAACTACACATTCCACGCGGTAAGGTCATGGGCGGCTCCCATGCCCTAAACGCCACCATCTGGGTGCGCGGGGCAAAAGAAGACTATGACACCTGGGCATATCTTGGCTGTGACGGCTGGTCTTGGGATGAGGTGCTGCCAGCTTTCAAGACTATTGAAAACTATCCTCAAGGTGACCCAGAAACCCGCGGGCACGATGGCCTTCTGGATGTCCGCAGCGACTATGAAACCAATCCGCTGCAAGACGCCATGTTGGAAGCCGGGCAACAAGCCGGCATTCCCTTGAATGAAGACTACAACTCCGGCAACCCCGAAGGCATCGGCCGGATTCAGGCGAATGTCAAAGAAGGCAATCGCTTCAACACCTGGCACGCATACCTCAAGCCAGCTGCAGATCATGACAACCTCACCATCATCACCGACGCCAAGGTCCAACGCGTAATTGTGGACGGTGACACTGTCACGGGCGTGGAAATAAGGGGTGAGAGTGGCATCGATAAGCTTTATGCGAAAGAAACCATCCTCTGCGCTGGCGCTTTGAACTCTCCCGAAATTCTTCTGCGCTCTGGCATTGGTCCTGCTGAAGAACTGCAAGCTCTGGGCGTGACCGTGACACATGATTTACCTGGTGTGGGCAAGAATCTGCACGACCATATTCTCTCCCCCGTTATTTTTGAAGCCACCGAAAAGGAAATCCCAGCCTCTGCTGTCCTGCCCGCCGAAGTACACGTATTTACCAAGTCTGCTCCGGATAAGGCCGTGCCGGATACCCAGCCGTTGTATTTTTCTGTCCCGATGTACAACGAGGACATGGAAGGCCCCTCCAATGCCTTTACGCTGATGGGCGGACTGGTGCGTCCGGCCTCCCGCGGCGAGCTAACCCTGACTGGTCCGGAAGATGATGACCCGATTGCACTCGACCTGGGAGTACTCAGCGTGCAATCCGATATGGATGCGCTGGTAGCATCCGTCAAAGAATCCCGCGAAGTCGGCCGCCAAGAAGCCCTTGCCGAATGGGGTCCCGTGGAAATCTACCCCGGCGCAGATGTTTCCGACGATGACTTAGAAGATTACGTGCGCAGCAGCGTAGTGACCTATCACCACCAAGTTGGCACCTGCAAGATGGGCACCGATGCCCTTGCCGTGGTCTCGCCACATACCCTGCGCGTTTACGGTCTGCAGGGCTTACGCGTTGCCGATGCTTCCATCATGCCGCTGGTTCCATCTGGCAACACCAATGCCCCGACCATCATGATTGCTGAACGCGCCGCGAAGTTCATCCTCGATGATGTGAACTAG
- a CDS encoding PaaI family thioesterase — protein MQKYEPWTIELGELDEKMGVKVLEQSATKVVATMPIDGNRQSLGLLHGGAMACLAEAVGSWAAVIHASTLGKVAVGVDINATHHASGYAGMVTATATALHLGRSLTSHEVVIVDESGRRLCTARITNAVIEKKS, from the coding sequence ATGCAAAAGTATGAGCCGTGGACGATTGAGCTGGGAGAGCTCGATGAAAAGATGGGTGTGAAGGTACTTGAGCAATCAGCCACCAAGGTTGTTGCCACCATGCCTATCGATGGCAACCGGCAATCCCTCGGTCTGCTCCACGGCGGGGCCATGGCGTGTTTGGCTGAAGCAGTTGGAAGCTGGGCGGCCGTTATTCACGCCTCTACCTTGGGAAAGGTGGCCGTGGGCGTGGATATCAACGCCACCCATCACGCTTCCGGCTATGCCGGGATGGTCACCGCTACTGCCACCGCATTGCACTTAGGCCGCAGCCTGACCAGTCATGAAGTTGTCATTGTTGATGAATCCGGCCGCCGTTTATGCACGGCGCGTATCACCAACGCTGTTATTGAGAAGAAATCGTAG
- the paaZ gene encoding phenylacetic acid degradation bifunctional protein PaaZ: protein MTTSLIDTIVPSFLSGKWLTPDNPTRITEVADPSTGEIVARVSAEGLDIAAAVNYARDIGRKNLQELTIHERSLKIKELAIFLQDHRDELNALAHKTGANKRDNFVDVDGGISTMFTISSKGRREMPNAHVVTDGEPEVFSKDGSFIGRHIYTTIPGIAVQINAFNFPVWGMLEKFAPSFIAGVPSIVKPATPTGFVTQALVRLMLESGILPDGSLQLISGSARDLLDHLDFRDHVAFTGSAQTANTLRAHENVLEGGIQFSAEADSLNAAILGTDVTEDAPEFEAYTKAVFNEMTSKAGQKCTAIRRAIVPHNLVEPFIAALSQRLESKVVPGDPRDENATMGPLVSIEQRDDVASAVQKLIDAGGEVVYGGADKLEGAFFAPTILRFDDAEAEAVHSTEAFGPVISVIGYNEPTEAVELAAKGAGSLVASVITHDDELAALYGRGIAAYHGRVHFLDRVDAKTSTGHGSPLPHLVHGGPGRAGGGEELGGIRGILHYMQRTAIQGSPDHLTAVIGQWHRGAAVNRVTRQDVINGTGVHPFRKDLATLKIGDQFASDLRKVTLEEILAFAKETGDTFYAHTDEEAAMANPFFPRRVAHGYLLVSWAAGLFVEPAPGPVLANYGLENLRFIEPVTYDDSIRIELTAKRITPRVTDDYGEVCWDAALYNQDDVLVASYDVLTLVEKVDTIYAQK, encoded by the coding sequence ATGACTACCTCCCTTATCGATACCATCGTCCCCAGCTTTTTATCTGGAAAGTGGCTTACACCGGACAATCCAACGCGTATCACTGAGGTTGCTGACCCGTCGACGGGGGAGATTGTCGCGCGCGTTTCCGCGGAAGGTTTAGATATTGCCGCTGCGGTTAATTATGCCCGCGATATCGGCCGTAAGAACCTGCAAGAGCTAACCATTCATGAGCGTTCTTTGAAGATTAAAGAACTGGCCATCTTCTTACAGGACCATCGCGATGAGCTTAACGCATTGGCGCATAAGACGGGCGCGAATAAGCGCGATAATTTTGTTGACGTCGATGGCGGCATTTCCACCATGTTCACCATTTCGTCGAAGGGCCGCCGTGAGATGCCGAATGCGCACGTGGTCACCGATGGCGAGCCAGAGGTCTTTTCCAAGGACGGATCTTTCATCGGCCGGCATATCTACACCACCATTCCGGGTATTGCGGTGCAGATTAACGCCTTCAACTTCCCGGTGTGGGGCATGTTGGAGAAGTTCGCGCCGTCGTTTATTGCGGGCGTGCCGAGCATCGTCAAGCCTGCTACGCCGACTGGTTTTGTCACCCAGGCCCTGGTGCGTTTGATGCTGGAGTCAGGAATTTTGCCGGATGGTTCGCTGCAGCTGATTTCTGGTTCCGCACGCGACTTGCTTGACCACTTGGATTTCCGCGACCACGTGGCCTTTACCGGTTCGGCGCAGACGGCGAATACCCTGCGCGCGCACGAGAATGTGCTGGAAGGCGGGATTCAGTTCTCCGCGGAGGCAGACTCCCTCAATGCTGCAATTTTGGGCACCGATGTCACCGAAGATGCCCCGGAGTTTGAGGCCTACACCAAGGCTGTGTTCAATGAGATGACCTCGAAGGCTGGGCAAAAGTGTACTGCGATTCGCCGCGCGATTGTGCCACATAACCTGGTGGAGCCATTCATCGCAGCGTTATCGCAGCGTCTGGAGTCCAAGGTTGTGCCCGGCGATCCGCGCGACGAAAATGCCACGATGGGGCCGTTGGTCTCTATCGAGCAGCGTGACGATGTGGCATCGGCAGTGCAAAAGCTTATCGATGCCGGCGGCGAGGTCGTCTACGGCGGCGCCGACAAGCTCGAGGGCGCATTCTTCGCGCCGACCATCCTGCGTTTCGATGACGCCGAGGCGGAAGCCGTGCACTCAACCGAAGCCTTCGGCCCGGTCATCTCTGTCATCGGCTACAACGAGCCGACTGAGGCAGTCGAACTCGCCGCCAAGGGTGCTGGCTCCTTGGTGGCTTCTGTTATTACTCACGATGATGAACTCGCCGCACTGTATGGCCGCGGTATTGCTGCCTACCACGGCCGCGTGCACTTTCTAGACCGCGTGGATGCGAAGACTTCCACCGGCCACGGCTCCCCGCTGCCACACCTGGTCCACGGCGGCCCAGGTCGTGCAGGCGGTGGTGAGGAGCTCGGCGGTATCCGCGGCATCTTGCACTACATGCAGCGCACCGCGATTCAGGGCAGTCCGGACCACCTGACTGCTGTGATTGGCCAGTGGCACCGCGGCGCGGCAGTCAACCGCGTGACCCGTCAGGATGTCATCAACGGCACCGGTGTGCATCCTTTCCGCAAGGACCTGGCAACGCTCAAGATTGGCGACCAGTTCGCCTCTGACCTGCGCAAGGTCACCCTTGAGGAAATCCTGGCTTTTGCGAAAGAAACCGGCGATACCTTCTACGCGCACACCGATGAAGAAGCCGCCATGGCCAACCCCTTCTTCCCACGACGTGTGGCACACGGTTACCTGCTGGTCTCTTGGGCCGCTGGTTTATTCGTCGAACCTGCTCCAGGTCCAGTCCTTGCCAACTACGGCCTGGAAAACCTGCGCTTTATCGAGCCAGTAACCTATGACGATTCCATACGCATCGAGCTCACCGCCAAGCGAATTACCCCGCGCGTCACCGATGACTACGGCGAAGTCTGCTGGGACGCCGCCCTCTACAACCAAGATGATGTTCTCGTCGCATCCTACGACGTACTGACCTTGGTGGAAAAGGTGGACACCATCTACGCGCAGAAGTAA
- the paaC gene encoding 1,2-phenylacetyl-CoA epoxidase subunit PaaC, with amino-acid sequence MSGFAAADSATTQSLGNAISTEDIRNSGIKADDQVAQYAAMLGDDALILAQRLGWWISRAPEMEEDIALGNIALDLIGHTRFFYTYAASAWDKTEDDLAYFRTEEEFRSARLVEQENGDFGQTIARQLLFSHYQYALYSKLQDSADETIAAIAAKAIKEVEYHVDHSNQWMLRLGLGTEESHRRISAGIYYMWPYLEELFEDLELHKELAAKDIAVLPSTLRDEALGRITEVLEKSNVEIPQVKPARSSQRTGRFSEQRGYILAEMQSLARQHPGATW; translated from the coding sequence ATGAGTGGATTCGCTGCAGCAGATTCCGCAACCACCCAATCTTTGGGTAATGCAATCTCTACTGAAGATATTCGTAACTCCGGTATCAAGGCTGATGACCAGGTCGCGCAGTATGCCGCCATGCTTGGCGATGACGCCCTGATCCTCGCCCAACGCCTCGGCTGGTGGATTTCACGCGCCCCAGAGATGGAAGAAGATATCGCGCTCGGCAATATCGCACTCGACCTAATTGGGCACACGCGCTTTTTCTACACCTACGCGGCCAGCGCGTGGGATAAGACCGAAGATGACCTGGCGTATTTCCGCACCGAAGAAGAGTTCCGCTCAGCACGTTTGGTGGAGCAGGAAAATGGCGACTTCGGACAAACCATCGCTAGGCAACTGCTCTTCTCGCACTACCAGTACGCGCTGTATAGCAAGCTGCAGGACTCTGCTGATGAGACCATCGCTGCGATTGCTGCGAAGGCAATTAAGGAAGTGGAATACCACGTTGACCACTCCAACCAGTGGATGCTGCGCCTAGGTCTTGGTACTGAGGAATCACACCGCCGCATCTCCGCTGGCATCTACTACATGTGGCCTTACCTGGAAGAACTTTTCGAGGACCTGGAACTACACAAAGAGTTGGCCGCAAAAGACATCGCCGTCTTGCCGTCAACCCTGCGTGATGAAGCACTTGGACGCATCACCGAAGTGCTGGAGAAGTCCAACGTAGAAATCCCCCAGGTCAAACCCGCGCGATCGAGTCAGCGCACCGGACGCTTTTCTGAACAACGCGGCTATATCTTGGCCGAAATGCAATCGCTGGCACGCCAGCACCCTGGCGCAACCTGGTAG
- a CDS encoding enoyl-CoA hydratase/isomerase family protein, which translates to MTDIHTATKDFSALQVTEEDGYIIARMNRPEVRNAIDETMVEEFHTLCGILERDPQILVVTGCVAETSKGPRGIFASGADIAQLRERRREDALRGINSGVFHRIAKLPSPVIAAIDGFALGGGLELALAADFRLATPGAKFGQPEANLGIIAGAGALWRLKEAVGNPLAKEILLTGRVLTGEEAAQSHLVNELFEPEELENGAREWAKKIAALDPLAVRLSKQLFDMPVEAHPAIDNIAQAVLFESEAKFDRMQAFLDRKKK; encoded by the coding sequence ATGACTGATATTCACACTGCCACCAAGGACTTCTCGGCGCTGCAAGTCACCGAGGAAGACGGTTATATTATCGCGCGGATGAACCGGCCCGAAGTCCGCAACGCGATCGATGAAACCATGGTGGAGGAATTCCACACATTGTGTGGAATCCTCGAGCGTGACCCGCAGATTCTAGTAGTTACCGGCTGCGTTGCGGAAACCTCCAAGGGCCCACGCGGGATTTTCGCATCTGGCGCAGATATCGCGCAGTTGCGGGAGCGCCGCCGCGAGGATGCACTGCGCGGGATTAATTCGGGCGTGTTTCACCGGATAGCGAAGTTGCCTTCACCAGTCATTGCAGCCATCGACGGCTTTGCTTTGGGTGGCGGCTTGGAACTCGCACTGGCAGCAGATTTCCGGCTTGCCACGCCCGGCGCGAAATTCGGCCAACCAGAGGCGAACCTCGGCATCATCGCTGGTGCAGGCGCGCTGTGGCGGTTGAAAGAAGCCGTGGGCAACCCACTGGCAAAAGAGATTCTGCTGACCGGACGCGTACTCACCGGCGAGGAAGCCGCGCAGTCACATCTGGTCAACGAACTTTTTGAACCAGAAGAACTCGAGAACGGCGCCCGCGAATGGGCGAAGAAGATTGCCGCACTCGATCCGCTGGCGGTGCGGCTGTCCAAGCAGCTTTTCGATATGCCCGTGGAAGCGCATCCTGCAATAGACAATATCGCGCAGGCGGTGCTCTTTGAATCCGAAGCAAAATTTGACCGTATGCAGGCATTTTTAGACCGCAAGAAGAAGTAA
- a CDS encoding thiolase family protein produces MTDSSAYLVSGFRTPVGKYGGALSSVRPDDLMALTIQKTVEEAGLDPAAVDEVIIGNANGAGEENRNVARLAWLLAGYPDTVPGITVNRLCASGMSAIALATAMVESGQADIVLAGGVESMSRAPWVMEKPTTAFARPGEVFDTSIGWRFVNKKFTGMDKMTYSMPETAEEVAKVFNISREDADAFAARSHERALAAIADGKFDAEIVPVEVKDRKGNVTIVDTDEGPRPGSTPEVLSKLRPVTRLGDVTTAGNSSSLNDGASAVIVASQKGIEKLGLKPRARVVANAARGLQPEIMGMGPVLATREILSRTGWDLNEVDAVELNEAFATQSLACIRELGLDENKTNTWGGAIALGHPLGSSGSRITLTLLNRLETEGGTRGIATMCIGVGQGTAIAIERV; encoded by the coding sequence ATGACTGATTCAAGTGCATACCTGGTGTCAGGTTTTAGAACCCCGGTGGGAAAGTACGGCGGCGCGCTGTCATCGGTACGCCCCGATGACCTGATGGCGCTGACTATTCAAAAGACCGTCGAAGAAGCAGGACTCGATCCCGCGGCCGTGGATGAAGTCATCATCGGCAATGCCAATGGCGCGGGTGAAGAAAACCGCAACGTCGCGCGCTTGGCTTGGCTGCTCGCTGGTTATCCGGATACCGTGCCGGGTATTACCGTCAACCGCCTGTGCGCCTCCGGTATGTCGGCAATTGCGCTCGCCACCGCCATGGTCGAGTCCGGTCAGGCGGATATCGTACTGGCCGGCGGCGTGGAATCTATGTCGCGCGCACCATGGGTCATGGAAAAACCCACAACGGCTTTCGCGCGTCCCGGCGAGGTTTTTGACACCTCCATCGGCTGGCGTTTTGTGAACAAGAAGTTCACCGGCATGGACAAGATGACCTATTCCATGCCCGAGACCGCCGAGGAAGTCGCCAAGGTCTTTAACATCAGCCGCGAAGATGCCGATGCTTTCGCAGCCCGCTCCCATGAGCGCGCACTCGCTGCGATTGCAGATGGAAAATTCGACGCTGAAATCGTGCCGGTGGAGGTCAAAGACCGCAAGGGCAATGTCACCATCGTTGATACCGATGAAGGCCCACGCCCAGGTTCCACGCCAGAGGTGCTGTCCAAACTACGCCCGGTGACCAGGCTTGGCGATGTCACCACCGCCGGCAATTCTTCCTCACTTAACGATGGCGCCTCCGCGGTCATTGTGGCCTCGCAAAAAGGCATCGAAAAGCTAGGGCTAAAACCCCGTGCCCGCGTGGTGGCGAATGCCGCACGTGGTCTACAACCGGAGATCATGGGAATGGGTCCAGTGCTGGCAACGCGGGAGATTCTCAGCCGCACGGGCTGGGACCTCAATGAAGTAGATGCAGTAGAGCTCAACGAAGCCTTCGCAACACAATCTTTGGCATGTATCCGTGAGCTGGGCCTGGATGAAAACAAGACCAATACGTGGGGTGGTGCGATTGCACTGGGCCATCCATTGGGTTCCTCCGGCTCGCGCATCACACTGACGCTGCTCAACCGACTAGAAACCGAAGGTGGCACCCGCGGGATTGCCACCATGTGCATTGGCGTCGGCCAGGGCACGGCGATTGCGATTGAGAGGGTCTAA
- the paaD gene encoding 1,2-phenylacetyl-CoA epoxidase subunit PaaD codes for MSAATSPHPFDKPTVSPSDHPLRPVNEQDAAVWDIAARVPDPEIPVISIADLGILRDAKLVGDKAIVTITPTYSGCPAMDHITADVTDALKAAGFDQVTVDLVLQPAWTTDWMTEEGRENLREYGIAPPTGKAAKSGPIPLTLAAPTPIACPRCGSKNTSKLAQFGSTSCKALYSCRDCFEPFDYFKVH; via the coding sequence ATGTCTGCCGCAACATCCCCGCACCCTTTTGATAAACCCACCGTTAGCCCTTCTGACCACCCGCTTCGTCCTGTCAATGAGCAGGATGCTGCGGTGTGGGATATTGCAGCACGGGTTCCGGATCCAGAAATCCCGGTTATCTCCATTGCTGACTTAGGCATCCTGCGCGACGCGAAGCTCGTTGGTGACAAAGCCATAGTTACCATCACGCCCACCTATTCAGGTTGCCCCGCAATGGATCACATCACCGCCGATGTCACCGATGCCTTAAAGGCCGCCGGCTTTGACCAAGTCACTGTTGATCTGGTGCTGCAACCAGCGTGGACCACGGACTGGATGACCGAAGAGGGCCGGGAGAACTTGCGCGAATATGGCATTGCACCTCCTACCGGCAAGGCTGCGAAAAGTGGCCCGATTCCTTTAACACTTGCTGCGCCGACACCGATTGCGTGCCCGCGCTGTGGGTCTAAAAATACTTCTAAACTCGCCCAATTTGGTTCGACTTCTTGCAAGGCGCTGTACAGCTGCCGCGACTGCTTTGAACCTTTCGATTACTTCAAGGTGCACTAA
- a CDS encoding enoyl-CoA hydratase/isomerase family protein codes for MIDLLFNEDRTVAEVVLNNPKAMNSLAPEDLTELSQAYTEAEQASVRALLLRGEGRGFSAGRNIKGLDPRDDDATDYLANKVTPVLKQMSQFPAPTFAAVHGVCLGVGLGLAIATDIVYVAEDAKFGSPFANLGATLDSGGHALFVERLGAHRAMDLIVTGDMISGAEAVQAGLFSRAVPADDLLEFTREKVERAARGATQAFVASKKLIADIRDSKTGLWDSVHDENFAQGALCSSEDYLEGFAAFNEKRAPVFKGI; via the coding sequence ATGATTGACTTATTATTCAACGAGGACCGCACGGTTGCCGAGGTCGTGCTCAATAATCCTAAGGCCATGAACTCCCTGGCACCTGAGGATCTCACCGAGCTATCGCAGGCGTACACCGAGGCCGAACAAGCCAGCGTTCGCGCGCTTCTTCTGCGTGGGGAAGGCCGCGGTTTTAGTGCCGGGCGCAACATCAAGGGCTTGGATCCACGTGATGATGACGCAACCGACTACTTGGCCAACAAGGTCACCCCGGTGCTCAAGCAGATGTCGCAGTTTCCTGCCCCCACCTTCGCTGCAGTCCATGGTGTCTGCCTCGGCGTCGGGCTCGGCTTGGCCATTGCCACAGATATTGTCTACGTCGCCGAAGACGCAAAGTTCGGCTCACCGTTTGCGAATCTCGGCGCGACGCTGGATTCAGGTGGGCACGCGCTTTTCGTCGAAAGGCTCGGCGCACACCGCGCGATGGATCTGATTGTCACCGGCGACATGATTTCCGGCGCCGAAGCCGTCCAAGCCGGGTTGTTCTCACGCGCAGTGCCTGCCGATGACCTCCTGGAATTCACCCGCGAAAAAGTTGAACGCGCAGCTCGCGGCGCAACGCAGGCTTTTGTGGCCTCAAAGAAACTCATCGCCGATATCCGCGACTCCAAGACTGGGCTGTGGGACTCGGTCCACGATGAGAACTTTGCCCAAGGCGCGCTGTGTTCATCCGAGGACTACCTCGAAGGCTTCGCCGCTTTTAATGAAAAGCGCGCCCCCGTCTTTAAAGGTATTTAG